A region of Lycium barbarum isolate Lr01 chromosome 3, ASM1917538v2, whole genome shotgun sequence DNA encodes the following proteins:
- the LOC132634176 gene encoding uncharacterized protein LOC132634176 has translation MENDQAIGFTCKVDDPDNDVISFTMVHYAIPRRWDELQYTVTIEIFSSETNVWDAHDLILDVPLSLYPFDWDSSSSSSAAAAGVIEGAFCWLDQFGRQITVYDSIYKCFWALDFPEEMVEGLNCFLGLSGGALYFTLNCGDAITVWRLEIHIRNRDAVWIRKYDANVAATVCSVRRPLDLEATLFVSRRLGVQALFVLRCRTWLFILLFPTSFIWI, from the coding sequence ATGGAGAACGACCAAGCTATTGGATTTACTTGTAAAGTAGATGACCCTGATAATGATGTCATATCCTTTACTATGGTTCACTATGCAATACCTCGCCGTTGGGATGAGTTACAGTACACTGTAACGATTGAAATTTTCTCTTCTGAGACTAATGTGTGGGATGCCCATGATCTAATTCTTGATGTACCTCTCAGTTTGTACCCTTTTGATTgggattcatcatcatcatcatcagcagCAGCAGCTGGTGTCATCGAAGGAGCATTCTGTTGGCTCGATCAGTTTGGAAGACAGATCACCGTTTATGATAGTATCTATAAGTGTTTCTGGGCTTTGGATTTTCCTGAAGAGATGGTGGAGGGTCTCAATTGTTTTCTTGGATTATCTGGTGGGGCTCTCTATTTTACATTGAATTGTGGGGATGCCATCACTGTGTGGCGTCTCGAGATCCATATTCGTAATCGAGATGCAGTATGGATTAGGAAGTATGATGCAAATGTTGCAGCTACAGTATGCAGTGTCCGGAGGCCTTTGGACTTGGAGGCGACACTCTTCGTGTCAAGGCGCTTGGGCGTACAGGCTCTCTTCGTGTTGAGGTGCAGAACATGGTTATTCATCCTGTTGTTCCCCACATCTTTTATTTGGATATAA
- the LOC132634177 gene encoding O-fucosyltransferase 37, with translation MARTRNSKSSFISLNPSFFTHLLSLPPFYSLHYSPRKNSRTTQTNLSSSPFLSLCFISLLVSLTFFGILLSAFTTLFQNYVSCPDTSSSSSSLFIASVLAVQDEPITLSTGAMAPLPAHGIVGNFSEEEKEFWKQPDNKGYMPCLDFSLKYRKASAKISKEKRKFLVVVVSGGLNQQRNQIVDAVVIARILEAALVVPVLQVNHIWGDDSEFSDIFDVEHFKKTLKADVRIVASLPSTHFVSKQTINRELPFHVSPLWLRARFLKQLNEEGLLILKGLDSKLSKNLPPDLQKLKCKVAFHALRFAAPIRELGYQIARRMWIEGPYVAIHLRLEKDVWIRTGCLTGLGMQYDRIIRRERASHPEYLTGKLNMTHAQRRLAGMCPLNASEMARFLKGLGAPSHAHIYVAGGEPFGGTQAMQPLQKEFPNLVTKHTLALNGELTPYLEKSSTLAAIDYIVSLSSDVFINSHGGNMGRALEGHRAYVGHRKYIKPNKRMMLPCFEDSSIPEREFKRIMKKLHSKSHGQPEPRTNKIDRDVIAYPVPECMCKQ, from the exons ATGGCGAGAACAAGAAATTCAAAGAGCTCATTCATCTCACTGAACCCATCATTTTTCACTCATTTACTCTCACTACCCCCATTCTATTCCCTCCATTACTCACCCAGAAAGAACTCAAGAACCACCCAAACGAATCTCTCCTCCTCCCCATTTCTATCTCTCTGTTTCATCTCTCTCCTCGTTTCCCTCACTTTCTTTGGGATTTTGCTATCCGCATTCACAACCCTTTTCCAGAACTACGTCTCGTGCCCCgatacttcatcttcttcttcttctctgttCATAGCCTCTGTTTTGGCTGTTCAAGATGAACCAATAACTCTGTCTACCGGAGCAATGGCGCCGTTACCGGCACATGGGATAGTTGGGAACTTTTCCGAGGAGGAGAAAGAGTTCTGGAAACAACCAGATAATAAAGGTTACATGCCTTGTTTGGATTTCAGTCTCAAGTATCGAAAAGCCTCTGCAAAGATTTCTAAAGAGAAGAGGAAATTTTTGGTTGTTGTGGTTTCGGGAGGATTGAACCAGCAAAGAAACCAAATTGTTGATGCAGTTGTTATAGCAAGAATTCTTGAAGCTGCCCTTGTTGTTCCTGTTCTTCAAGTGAATCACATTTGGGGAGATGATAG TGAATTTTCGGATATTTTCGATGTTGAGCATTTCAAGAAGACGTTGAAAGCTGATGTTCGAATTGTGGCGTCTTTGCCATCGACGCATTTTGTTTCTAAGCAGACTATTAACCGCGAACTTCCTTTTCATGTATCACCACTCTGGCTTAGAGCCAGATTTCTCAAACAA CTAAACGAAGAAGGTTTGCTTATATTGAAAGGGTTAGATTCTAAGCTCTCCAAGAATCTTCCACCTGACTTGCAGAAACTCAAATGCAAG GTTGCATTCCATGCACTAAGATTTGCAGCTCCAATTAGGGAGCTAGGCTATCAGATAGCTAGAAGAATGTGGATTGAGGGTCCCTATGTTGCCATCCATCTCAGGTTAGAGAAGGATGTTTGGATCAGAACCGGATGTCTTACCGGTTTAGGCATGCAGTATGACAGAATTATAAGAAGAGAAAGGGCATCTCACCCTGAATACCTCACTGGCAAGTTGAACATGACTCATGCACAACGGCGACTTGCTGGAATGTGTCCATTAAATGCGTCAGAAATGGCTAG ATTTCTGAAGGGTTTAGGAGCGCCAAGCCATGCTCATATATATGTTGCTGGTGGGGAACCCTTTGGAGGCACACAAGCTATGCAGCCTCTACAAAAGGAGTTCCCAAATTTAGTGACAAAGCATACATTAGCGCTAAACGGAGAGCTCACTCCATATTTGGAAAAATCTTCTACATTGGCAGCTATTGACTACATTGTGTCACTGAGCAGTGATGTTTTCATCAATTCCCATGGAGGTAACATGGGCCGAGCTCTCGAG GGACATAGGGCATATGTAGGACACAGAAAGTACATAAAGCCAAACAAGAGAATGATGCTGCCATGCTTTGAAGATTCATCTATACCTGAGAGAGAATTCAAACGGATAATGAAGAAACTGCATAGCAAAAGTCACGGGCAACCTGAGCCAAGGACTAACAAGATTGATAGAGATGTAATTGCATACCCTGTCCCTGAGTGCATGTGTAAGCAATAA